One segment of Streptomyces sp. NA02950 DNA contains the following:
- a CDS encoding ferredoxin, giving the protein MRNEELGDLEVWIDQDLCTGDGICAQYAPEVFELDIDGLAYVKSADDELLQDKGATAPVPLQLLTEVVDSAKECPGDCIHVRRTADKVEVYGPGAE; this is encoded by the coding sequence GTGCGGAACGAGGAGCTCGGCGATCTTGAAGTCTGGATTGACCAGGACCTGTGCACGGGCGACGGGATCTGCGCCCAGTACGCGCCCGAGGTCTTCGAACTCGACATCGACGGTCTAGCCTACGTCAAGAGCGCCGACGATGAGCTGCTCCAGGACAAGGGCGCCACGGCCCCCGTCCCGCTCCAGCTGCTGACCGAGGTGGTGGACTCCGCCAAGGAGTGCCCGGGCGACTGCATCCATGTGCGGCGCACCGCGGACAAGGTGGAGGTCTACGGCCCCGGCGCGGAGTGA
- the arc gene encoding proteasome ATPase has product MAAHDDDINRGIRPGRGSDDPAGQVAYLEQEIAVLRRKLADSPRHTRILEERIVELQTNLAGVSAQNERLANTLREARDQIVALKEEVDRLAQPPAGFGAFLKANEDGTADIFTGGRKLRVNVSPSVDLDDLKRGQEVMLNEALNVVEAMEFERAGDIVTLKEVLEDGERALVIGHTDEERVVRLAEPLLETTIRPGDALLLEPRSGYVYEVVPKSEVEELVLEEVPDIDYTKIGGLGNQIELIRDAVELPYLYPDLFKEHELRPPKGVLLYGPPGCGKTLIAKAVANSLAKKVAEVTGKPAGKSFFLNIKGPELLNKYVGETERHIRLVFQRAREKASEGTPVIVFFDEMDSLFRTRGSGVSSDVENTIVPQLLSEIDGVEGLENVIVIGASNREDMIDPAILRPGRLDVKIKIERPDAEAAKDIFSKYLTHTLPVHSDDLAEHGGSPKAAVAGMIQSVVEQMYAESEENRFLEVTYANGDKEVLYFKDFNSGAMIQNIVDRAKKMAIKAFLDHNQKGLRVSHLLAACVDEFKENEDLPNTTNPDDWARISGKKGERIVFIRTLVTGKQGADTGRSIDTVANTGQYL; this is encoded by the coding sequence GTGGCAGCCCACGACGACGACATCAACCGCGGCATCCGGCCGGGGCGGGGGTCTGATGACCCAGCCGGTCAGGTTGCCTATCTCGAGCAGGAAATCGCCGTCCTGCGCCGCAAGCTCGCCGACTCTCCGCGTCATACGAGGATTCTCGAAGAGCGGATCGTCGAGCTGCAGACCAATCTGGCGGGAGTGTCCGCACAGAACGAGCGGCTCGCGAACACACTCCGTGAGGCGCGCGACCAGATCGTGGCCCTCAAGGAGGAGGTCGACCGGCTCGCCCAGCCGCCGGCCGGCTTCGGGGCTTTTCTGAAGGCGAACGAGGACGGCACGGCGGACATCTTCACCGGGGGCCGCAAGCTCCGGGTGAACGTCAGCCCGAGCGTCGACCTCGACGACCTCAAGCGTGGCCAGGAGGTCATGCTCAACGAGGCGCTCAACGTGGTCGAGGCCATGGAGTTCGAGCGCGCCGGGGACATCGTCACCCTCAAGGAGGTCCTTGAGGACGGCGAGCGCGCCCTGGTGATCGGGCACACCGACGAGGAGCGGGTGGTGCGGCTCGCCGAGCCGTTGCTGGAAACCACCATTCGTCCCGGTGACGCCCTGCTGCTCGAGCCCAGGTCCGGCTATGTCTACGAGGTCGTGCCCAAGAGCGAGGTCGAGGAACTCGTCCTCGAAGAGGTCCCGGACATCGACTACACGAAGATCGGTGGTCTGGGGAACCAGATCGAGCTGATCCGCGACGCGGTCGAGCTCCCCTATCTCTACCCCGACCTCTTCAAGGAGCACGAACTGCGGCCGCCCAAGGGCGTGCTGCTGTACGGCCCGCCCGGCTGCGGCAAGACGCTCATCGCCAAGGCCGTCGCCAACTCCCTTGCCAAGAAGGTCGCCGAGGTGACCGGCAAGCCCGCGGGGAAGAGCTTCTTCCTCAACATCAAGGGCCCCGAGCTGCTCAACAAGTACGTCGGTGAGACCGAGCGGCACATCCGGTTGGTCTTCCAGCGGGCGCGGGAGAAGGCCAGCGAGGGCACACCCGTCATCGTCTTCTTCGACGAGATGGACTCCCTCTTCCGCACCCGTGGCTCCGGTGTCAGCTCGGACGTGGAGAACACCATCGTCCCCCAGTTGCTCTCGGAGATCGACGGTGTCGAGGGCCTGGAGAACGTGATCGTGATCGGCGCCTCCAACCGAGAGGACATGATCGACCCCGCGATCCTGCGCCCTGGCCGTCTCGATGTGAAGATCAAGATCGAGCGTCCGGACGCCGAGGCCGCCAAGGACATCTTCTCGAAGTACCTGACGCACACCCTCCCGGTGCACTCGGACGACCTCGCCGAGCACGGCGGGTCCCCGAAGGCCGCCGTCGCGGGCATGATCCAGTCGGTCGTCGAGCAGATGTACGCGGAATCCGAGGAGAACCGCTTCCTGGAGGTCACCTACGCCAATGGCGACAAGGAAGTCCTCTACTTCAAGGACTTCAACTCCGGCGCCATGATCCAGAACATTGTGGACCGGGCCAAGAAGATGGCCATCAAGGCATTCCTCGACCACAACCAGAAGGGGCTCCGCGTCTCCCACCTGCTCGCCGCCTGTGTGGATGAGTTCAAGGAGAACGAGGACCTGCCCAACACCACCAACCCCGACGACTGGGCCCGGATCTCCGGAAAGAAGGGCGAGCGGATCGTCTTCATCCGCACCCTGGTCACCGGAAAGCAGGGCGCGGACACGGGACGCTCCATCGACACGGTGGCGAACACCGGTCAGTACCTGTAA
- a CDS encoding tRNA (adenine-N1)-methyltransferase: protein MSEPTGAARRRGPFQVGDQVQLTDPKGRHYTFTLEAGKNFHTHKGSFPHDELIGAPEGTVVRTTGNVAYLALRPLLPDYVLSMPRGAAVVYPKDAGQILAMADIFPGARVVEAGVGSGSLSMFLLRAIGDQGMLHSYERRADFAEIASQNVERYFGSPHPAWRLTVGDLQDNLSDTDVDRVILDMLAPWECLEAVSKALVPGGILCAYVATTTQLARTVEAIREHGTFNEPSAWETMVRTWHVEGLAVRPDHRMIGHTGFLLTARRLADGVEPPLRRRRPAKGAYGEDYAGWGAGKETDTAGGKQTASGSQDTASGRG, encoded by the coding sequence ATGTCCGAACCGACCGGTGCCGCCCGCCGTCGCGGGCCCTTCCAGGTCGGGGACCAGGTCCAGCTCACCGACCCCAAGGGACGCCACTACACCTTCACGCTCGAGGCCGGGAAGAACTTCCACACCCACAAGGGTTCCTTCCCCCACGACGAGCTGATCGGCGCCCCCGAGGGAACCGTCGTGCGCACCACGGGAAACGTCGCGTATCTCGCGCTGCGCCCCCTGCTCCCCGACTATGTCCTGTCCATGCCACGCGGTGCCGCCGTGGTCTACCCCAAGGACGCGGGGCAGATCCTGGCGATGGCCGACATCTTCCCCGGCGCACGGGTCGTCGAGGCGGGCGTCGGCTCCGGCTCGCTCTCCATGTTTCTGCTGCGGGCCATCGGCGACCAGGGCATGCTGCACTCCTACGAGCGCCGGGCCGACTTCGCCGAGATCGCCTCCCAGAACGTCGAGCGCTACTTCGGCTCCCCGCACCCGGCCTGGCGGCTGACCGTCGGCGACCTCCAGGACAATCTGTCCGACACCGACGTCGACCGCGTCATCCTGGACATGCTCGCCCCCTGGGAGTGCCTGGAGGCCGTCTCCAAGGCGCTCGTCCCCGGCGGCATCCTGTGCGCCTACGTCGCCACCACCACCCAGCTCGCCCGGACCGTCGAGGCCATCCGCGAGCACGGCACCTTCAACGAGCCGTCGGCCTGGGAGACCATGGTCCGCACCTGGCACGTCGAGGGACTGGCGGTACGCCCCGACCACCGGATGATCGGGCACACCGGCTTCCTGCTCACCGCCCGCCGTCTCGCGGACGGCGTGGAGCCCCCGCTGCGCCGCCGCCGTCCCGCCAAGGGCGCCTACGGCGAGGACTACGCGGGCTGGGGCGCAGGGAAGGAAACGGACACCGCGGGCGGCAAGCAGACCGCCTCCGGGAGCCAGGACACCGCTTCCGGGCGCGGCTGA
- the prcB gene encoding proteasome subunit beta, with product MEANTRDTGRLPAAFLTPGSSSFMDFLGAHSPQLLPGNRPLPAVQGAVEAPHGTTIVAASFPGGVVLAGDRRATMGNVIAQRDIEKVFPADEYSAVGIAGTAGIAVELVKLFQLELEHFEKVEGTVLSLEGKANRLSTMIRGNLGMAMQGLAVVPLFAGWDVDREKGRIFSYDVTGGRSEEHGFAATGSGSMFARGALKKLYREDLTEDQAATAVVQALYDAADDDSATGGPDLARRIYPLVTVITDDGYKRYSDAEVSEIVRAIHERRLEEPDGPRAALL from the coding sequence GTGGAAGCCAACACTCGTGACACAGGGCGTCTGCCGGCTGCCTTCCTGACGCCCGGCTCCTCGTCTTTCATGGATTTCCTGGGCGCGCACTCGCCCCAGCTGCTTCCGGGGAACCGTCCGCTCCCCGCGGTGCAGGGCGCCGTCGAGGCCCCGCACGGCACCACGATCGTGGCGGCCAGCTTCCCCGGCGGAGTGGTGCTCGCCGGTGACCGCCGCGCGACCATGGGCAATGTGATCGCCCAGCGGGACATCGAGAAGGTCTTCCCCGCCGACGAGTACTCGGCCGTCGGTATCGCGGGCACGGCCGGTATCGCCGTGGAACTGGTCAAGCTCTTCCAGCTGGAGCTGGAGCACTTCGAGAAGGTCGAGGGCACCGTCCTCTCCCTGGAGGGCAAGGCCAACCGGCTGTCGACCATGATCCGCGGCAATCTCGGCATGGCGATGCAGGGCCTGGCCGTCGTCCCGCTCTTCGCGGGCTGGGACGTCGACCGGGAGAAGGGCCGCATCTTCTCCTACGACGTCACCGGCGGGCGCTCGGAGGAGCACGGCTTCGCGGCCACCGGCTCGGGTTCGATGTTCGCCCGGGGCGCGCTCAAGAAGCTCTACCGCGAGGACCTGACGGAGGACCAGGCGGCCACCGCCGTCGTCCAGGCGCTCTACGACGCCGCCGACGACGACTCGGCCACCGGCGGTCCCGACCTGGCCCGGCGCATCTACCCCCTCGTCACGGTCATCACCGACGACGGCTACAAGAGGTACTCCGACGCAGAGGTGTCCGAGATCGTCCGCGCCATCCACGAGCGGCGGCTCGAAGAGCCGGACGGCCCCCGCGCCGCCCTGCTCTGA
- a CDS encoding MFS transporter, with the protein MAAGYGDLLRTRHAARLLTGTLIGRLPNATAAIAVLLFARAEGGSYALAGALSAVYGAANAIGQPLLGRAVDRFGQPRVMLPAAVASALGMALFVVVGLDPLPVACAAMLIAGGFTPPLEGGLRALWPSVLGREDRIHAAYALDAVAQEVMFAVGPLLVTLVVALWSERAALLVINALGVAGALSVVVSPPSRRWRSAPREAHWLGALRSPGLLVLLGSFFFVGLALGAIAVASVAYADEHGGGMVSSYLLSALGAGALVGGVVYGARPWAGSPERRLLGLVAALALGYLPLMLVPGVVPMTVLAGVAGVFLAPALACAFVVVDRHAPGGTVTEAFSWLVTTFVVGSAVGTAVAGPAVEFGGVGPGFAVPGIAGAAGLVVLLAARRLLAEPGAEPGAESATGPDPEPATRPATEPDTQHAAAARPDAPPEPLPDAFPPAPGSPAAENDRNRAAEPGFRAGHQA; encoded by the coding sequence ATGGCGGCTGGCTACGGGGACCTGCTGCGCACCCGCCATGCGGCGCGGCTGCTCACCGGCACGCTCATCGGACGACTGCCGAATGCCACGGCCGCCATCGCGGTGCTGCTGTTCGCGCGTGCGGAGGGCGGCAGTTACGCCCTGGCCGGGGCGCTGTCGGCCGTCTACGGCGCGGCCAACGCCATCGGCCAGCCACTGCTGGGCCGAGCCGTGGACCGCTTCGGCCAGCCGCGGGTGATGCTGCCCGCCGCGGTGGCGTCCGCGCTCGGGATGGCGCTGTTCGTCGTGGTAGGGCTCGACCCGCTGCCCGTGGCCTGCGCCGCGATGCTGATCGCGGGCGGCTTCACCCCGCCGCTGGAGGGCGGGCTGCGGGCGCTGTGGCCGAGCGTGCTGGGGCGCGAGGACCGTATCCACGCCGCCTACGCGCTGGACGCGGTGGCCCAGGAGGTGATGTTCGCGGTCGGGCCGCTGCTGGTGACCTTGGTGGTCGCCCTGTGGTCGGAGAGGGCCGCGCTGCTGGTCATCAACGCCCTCGGGGTCGCGGGCGCGCTGTCCGTCGTGGTGTCGCCACCGTCCCGTCGGTGGCGCTCCGCGCCGCGCGAGGCGCACTGGCTGGGCGCGCTGCGTTCACCCGGGCTCCTGGTGCTGCTCGGCTCGTTCTTCTTCGTCGGACTCGCCCTCGGCGCCATCGCGGTGGCCTCGGTCGCCTACGCCGACGAGCACGGCGGCGGCATGGTCTCCAGCTATCTGCTGTCCGCGCTCGGCGCGGGTGCGCTGGTCGGTGGGGTGGTCTACGGCGCCCGCCCCTGGGCCGGGTCGCCCGAACGGCGGCTGCTGGGGCTGGTGGCCGCGCTCGCGCTGGGTTATCTGCCGCTGATGCTGGTGCCCGGTGTGGTGCCGATGACCGTACTCGCCGGGGTGGCGGGTGTGTTTCTGGCTCCGGCGCTGGCCTGCGCGTTCGTCGTGGTCGACCGGCACGCCCCCGGGGGTACGGTCACCGAGGCGTTCTCCTGGCTGGTGACCACCTTCGTGGTCGGCAGCGCGGTGGGGACGGCGGTCGCCGGACCGGCGGTCGAGTTCGGCGGTGTGGGTCCCGGATTCGCCGTCCCCGGGATCGCCGGAGCGGCCGGGCTGGTGGTGCTGCTGGCCGCCCGGCGGCTCCTGGCCGAACCCGGCGCCGAACCCGGCGCCGAGTCCGCCACCGGACCGGACCCCGAACCCGCCACCCGGCCCGCCACCGAACCGGACACCCAGCACGCCGCGGCGGCCCGTCCGGACGCGCCTCCCGAGCCGCTTCCCGACGCGTTTCCCCCGGCGCCGGGTTCACCCGCTGCGGAAAATGATCGCAACCGTGCGGCCGAACCCGGTTTCAGAGCAGGCCATCAGGCGTAA
- the pafA gene encoding Pup--protein ligase: MDRRIFGLENEYGVTCTFRGQRRLSPDEVARYLFRRVVSWGRSSNVFLRNGARLYLDVGSHPEYATPECDNVTELVTHDKAGERILEGLLVDAERRLHEEGIAGDVYLFKNNTDSAGNSYGCHENYLVARHGEFSRLADILIPFLVTRQLLCGAGKVLQTPRGAVYCVSQRAEHIWEGVSSATTRSRPIINTRDEPHADAERYRRLHVIVGDSNMSETTMLLKVGATDLVLRMIEAGTVMRDLTLENPIRAIREVSHDITGQRKVRLASGREASALEVQQEYYEKAVDFCERRGIRTGTVERVLELWGRTLEAVRTEDLDRIATEIDWVMKYKLIERYRAKNNITMSHPRIAQIDLAYHDIHRRRGLYYLLEKRGQAARVCNDLKIFEGKSVPPQTTRARLRGDFIRRAQEQRRDFTVDWVHLKLNDQAQRTVLCKDPFRSVDDRVEKLIAGM; the protein is encoded by the coding sequence ATGGACCGCCGCATTTTCGGGCTGGAGAACGAGTACGGCGTCACGTGCACATTCAGGGGACAGCGCCGGCTGTCTCCTGACGAAGTGGCGCGGTACCTCTTCCGCCGTGTTGTCTCCTGGGGCCGCAGCAGCAATGTCTTCCTGCGCAACGGCGCCCGCCTCTATCTCGACGTGGGCTCGCACCCGGAATACGCAACCCCCGAGTGCGACAACGTGACCGAGCTGGTCACCCACGACAAGGCAGGCGAGCGCATTCTCGAGGGTCTGCTCGTGGACGCAGAGCGCCGCCTGCACGAGGAGGGAATCGCGGGCGACGTCTATCTCTTCAAGAACAACACCGACTCGGCGGGCAACTCCTACGGCTGCCACGAGAACTATCTGGTGGCCCGCCACGGGGAGTTCTCCCGGCTCGCCGACATTCTCATCCCGTTCCTGGTGACGCGGCAGCTGCTGTGCGGCGCGGGCAAAGTGCTCCAGACCCCGCGCGGCGCCGTCTACTGCGTCAGTCAGCGGGCCGAGCACATCTGGGAGGGCGTCAGCTCCGCCACCACCCGCTCCCGGCCGATCATCAACACCCGTGACGAGCCGCACGCCGACGCCGAGCGCTACCGCCGGCTGCATGTCATCGTCGGTGACTCCAACATGTCCGAGACCACCATGCTGCTCAAGGTCGGCGCCACCGACCTGGTGCTCCGCATGATCGAGGCGGGCACCGTGATGCGCGACCTGACCCTGGAGAACCCGATCCGGGCCATCCGCGAGGTCAGCCACGACATCACCGGTCAGCGCAAGGTCCGGCTGGCCAGCGGGCGCGAGGCGTCCGCGCTGGAGGTCCAGCAGGAGTACTACGAGAAGGCCGTCGACTTCTGCGAGCGCCGCGGTATCCGCACCGGCACCGTCGAGCGCGTCCTGGAGCTGTGGGGCCGCACCCTGGAGGCGGTGCGCACCGAGGATCTGGACCGGATCGCCACCGAAATCGACTGGGTGATGAAGTACAAACTCATCGAGCGGTACCGGGCCAAGAACAACATCACCATGTCCCATCCACGCATCGCCCAGATAGACCTCGCCTACCACGACATCCACCGCCGCCGGGGGCTCTACTATCTGCTGGAGAAGCGTGGTCAGGCGGCCCGGGTCTGCAACGACCTGAAAATCTTCGAGGGCAAGTCGGTTCCCCCGCAGACCACTCGCGCACGGCTGCGCGGCGACTTCATCCGCCGGGCCCAGGAACAGCGCCGCGATTTCACCGTGGACTGGGTGCATCTGAAGCTCAATGACCAGGCGCAGCGCACGGTGCTGTGCAAGGACCCGTTCCGGTCGGTCGACGACCGGGTGGAGAAACTCATCGCCGGTATGTGA
- a CDS encoding ubiquitin-like protein Pup → MATKDTGGGQQKASRSTEEVEEQAQDAQAAEDLKERQEKLSDDVDSVLDEIDDVLEENAEDFVRSFVQKGGQ, encoded by the coding sequence ATGGCGACCAAGGACACCGGCGGCGGACAGCAGAAGGCGTCGCGCTCGACCGAAGAGGTCGAGGAGCAGGCGCAGGACGCACAGGCGGCGGAAGACCTCAAGGAACGGCAGGAGAAGCTCTCCGACGACGTCGACTCCGTGCTGGACGAGATCGATGACGTGCTCGAGGAGAACGCGGAGGACTTCGTGCGGTCCTTCGTCCAGAAGGGCGGCCAGTAA
- the dop gene encoding depupylase/deamidase Dop encodes MTVRRVMGIETEYGISVPGHPNANAMLTSSQVVNAYAAAMHRARRARWDFEEENPLRDARGFDLARESADASQLTDEDIGLANVILTNGARLYVDHAHPEYSAPEVTNPRDAVLWDKAGERIMAEAAMRAAELPGAQPIHLYKNNTDNKGASYGTHENYLMKRETAFSDIVRHLTPFFVSRQVVTGAGRVGLGQDGHDHGFQLSQRADYFEVEVGLETTLKRPIINTRDEPHADAEKYRRLHVIIGDANLSEISTYLKLGTTSLVLSMIEDSFIAVDLAVDQPVRTLHQVSHDPTLGRLITLRSGRTLTAVQLQMEYFELARKYVEDRFGADADEQTRDVLTRWEDVLNRLERDPMSLSGELDWVAKRELLEGYRRRDGLDWDAARLHLVDLQYADVRPEKGLYNRLAARGKMKRLLDDQDVARAQNKPPEDTRAYFRGRCLEQYADDVAAASWDSVIFDLPGRDSLQRVPTLEPLRGTRNHVKELLDRCRTAEDLVRVLSGG; translated from the coding sequence ATGACCGTACGGCGCGTAATGGGAATCGAGACGGAGTACGGGATCTCCGTCCCGGGACACCCCAACGCCAATGCCATGCTCACCTCATCCCAGGTCGTCAATGCCTACGCGGCGGCGATGCACCGGGCGCGCCGCGCCCGCTGGGACTTCGAGGAGGAGAATCCGCTGCGGGACGCCCGCGGCTTCGACCTCGCGCGTGAGTCCGCCGACGCAAGCCAGCTCACGGACGAGGACATCGGCCTGGCCAATGTGATCCTCACCAATGGCGCCCGGCTCTACGTCGACCATGCCCACCCGGAGTACTCCGCCCCCGAGGTCACCAATCCGCGGGACGCGGTGCTCTGGGACAAGGCGGGCGAGCGCATCATGGCCGAGGCCGCCATGCGCGCCGCGGAGCTGCCCGGCGCCCAGCCCATCCACCTGTACAAGAACAACACCGACAACAAGGGCGCCTCCTACGGCACGCACGAGAACTACCTGATGAAGCGGGAGACCGCGTTCTCGGACATCGTGCGCCATCTCACGCCCTTCTTCGTCTCCCGCCAGGTGGTCACCGGCGCCGGCCGTGTCGGCCTCGGCCAGGACGGGCATGACCACGGCTTCCAGCTCAGCCAGCGGGCCGACTACTTCGAGGTCGAGGTGGGGCTGGAGACCACCCTCAAGCGCCCCATCATCAACACCCGCGACGAGCCGCACGCCGACGCCGAGAAGTACCGCCGACTGCATGTGATCATCGGCGACGCCAATCTCTCCGAGATCTCGACCTACCTCAAGCTGGGCACCACCTCGCTGGTGCTGTCGATGATCGAGGACAGCTTTATCGCGGTGGACCTCGCCGTGGATCAGCCGGTGCGCACCCTGCACCAGGTTTCCCACGACCCGACTCTGGGCCGTCTTATCACTCTGCGTAGCGGACGTACGCTGACCGCCGTACAACTCCAGATGGAGTACTTCGAGCTGGCCCGCAAGTACGTCGAGGACCGCTTCGGCGCCGACGCCGACGAGCAGACCCGGGATGTGCTGACCCGCTGGGAGGACGTCCTCAACCGGCTCGAGCGCGATCCCATGAGCCTGTCCGGTGAGCTGGACTGGGTCGCCAAGCGTGAGCTGCTCGAGGGCTACCGGCGGCGCGACGGCCTGGACTGGGACGCCGCCCGGCTCCACCTGGTGGACCTCCAGTACGCCGACGTACGGCCCGAGAAGGGCCTGTACAACCGCCTGGCGGCGCGCGGCAAGATGAAGCGGCTGCTGGACGACCAGGACGTGGCACGGGCCCAGAACAAGCCCCCGGAGGACACCCGCGCCTACTTCCGCGGCCGCTGCCTGGAGCAGTACGCCGACGATGTCGCCGCCGCGTCCTGGGACTCGGTGATCTTCGACCTCCCGGGCCGTGACTCTCTGCAACGAGTTCCCACCCTCGAGCCGCTGCGCGGCACCCGGAACCACGTCAAGGAGCTGCTGGACCGCTGCCGCACCGCGGAGGACCTGGTCCGGGTGCTCTCGGGCGGCTGA
- the prcA gene encoding proteasome subunit alpha: protein MTTPFYVSPQQAMADRAEYARKGIARGRSVVVLQYSDGILFVAENPSRALHKVSEIYDRIAFAAVGKYNEFENLRIGGVRYADLRGYTYDRDDVTARGLANVYAQTLGTIFSSAAEKPYEVELIVAEVGEAPEDDQIYRLPHDGSIVDEHGSVAVGGNADQISSYLDQRHRDGMTLAEALKLAVESLARDNNGGERSLTAEQLEVAVLDRKRPQQRKFKRVLGRQLSRLLESEDTAAEEDASASSETDESEE, encoded by the coding sequence GTGACGACGCCGTTCTATGTATCTCCTCAGCAGGCCATGGCCGACCGCGCCGAGTACGCCCGCAAGGGCATCGCGCGCGGCCGCAGCGTGGTCGTGCTGCAGTACTCCGACGGCATCCTGTTCGTCGCCGAGAACCCGTCCCGCGCCCTGCACAAGGTCAGCGAGATCTACGACCGCATCGCCTTCGCCGCGGTCGGCAAGTACAACGAGTTCGAGAACCTGCGCATCGGCGGTGTCCGCTACGCCGATCTGCGCGGCTACACCTACGACCGTGACGACGTCACGGCCCGTGGTCTGGCCAATGTCTACGCACAGACGCTGGGCACCATCTTCTCCAGCGCCGCCGAGAAGCCGTACGAGGTCGAGCTGATCGTCGCCGAGGTCGGGGAGGCCCCCGAGGACGACCAGATCTACCGTCTGCCGCACGACGGCTCCATCGTGGACGAGCACGGCTCGGTCGCGGTGGGTGGCAACGCCGACCAGATCAGCAGCTACCTCGATCAGCGCCACCGCGACGGCATGACCCTCGCCGAAGCGCTCAAGCTGGCCGTCGAGTCGCTCGCCCGCGACAACAACGGCGGTGAGCGCAGTCTCACCGCCGAGCAGCTCGAGGTCGCGGTCCTGGACCGCAAGCGCCCCCAGCAGCGGAAGTTCAAGCGCGTGCTCGGCCGCCAGCTCTCCCGGCTCCTGGAGTCGGAGGACACCGCCGCCGAGGAGGACGCGTCCGCCTCCTCCGAGACGGACGAGTCCGAGGAGTAA
- a CDS encoding LacI family DNA-binding transcriptional regulator encodes MVASGAAERGVPGTGRTGDTAADGDRTAAGRATSRDVARVAGVSQATVSLVLGDKWSGRVSARTAETVRAAARQLGYRPNLAARSLRLGRTRTALLVVPALTTEFFARVYTGAARVAADHGFGVVLYPSPEGVGPARDPFDSARASLDGVIASSMAADALAAVRGGGLPLVMLDSDPADAAAAVNLDIADGARQVAGHLLALGHRRIAHLAATVDSWTFRVRAGAFAATLGAADGVTLSAEPAGLSVEEGRRAAERVLAAPGPRPTALVCDDDILAAGACKAARRLGLRVPDDVSVTGFDDLALATAVEPELTTVRLPAEAVGAAGMRALMAVLNGEPAQDTTLPVDLLTRGSTAPPPR; translated from the coding sequence ATGGTGGCGAGCGGGGCCGCTGAGAGAGGTGTCCCGGGGACCGGCCGCACGGGTGACACCGCGGCGGACGGGGACCGCACGGCGGCGGGTCGGGCCACCAGCCGGGACGTGGCGCGGGTCGCGGGGGTCTCCCAGGCGACGGTCTCCCTGGTCCTCGGGGACAAGTGGTCCGGCCGGGTGTCCGCGCGCACCGCGGAGACGGTGCGCGCCGCGGCACGCCAACTGGGCTACCGGCCCAACCTCGCGGCGCGCAGTCTGCGGCTGGGCCGCACCCGGACCGCGCTGCTGGTGGTGCCCGCCCTGACGACCGAGTTCTTCGCCCGGGTGTACACGGGCGCGGCCCGGGTCGCCGCCGACCACGGCTTCGGGGTGGTGCTCTATCCCTCCCCCGAGGGCGTCGGCCCCGCCCGGGACCCGTTCGACTCCGCGCGTGCCTCGCTCGACGGTGTGATCGCCTCCTCCATGGCGGCCGACGCGCTGGCGGCGGTGCGCGGTGGCGGGCTGCCGCTGGTGATGCTCGACAGCGACCCGGCCGACGCGGCCGCGGCCGTCAACCTCGACATCGCGGACGGCGCCCGGCAGGTGGCGGGCCACCTCCTCGCCCTCGGCCACCGCCGTATCGCCCATCTCGCGGCGACCGTGGACTCCTGGACCTTCCGGGTACGCGCCGGCGCCTTCGCGGCGACGCTGGGCGCGGCGGACGGTGTGACGCTGAGCGCCGAACCGGCGGGGCTGAGCGTCGAGGAGGGCCGCCGGGCGGCCGAACGCGTCCTGGCCGCCCCGGGCCCGCGTCCCACGGCACTGGTGTGCGACGACGACATCCTGGCGGCGGGCGCCTGCAAGGCGGCCCGGCGGCTGGGGCTGCGGGTGCCGGACGACGTGTCCGTGACGGGCTTCGACGACCTGGCGCTGGCCACCGCGGTGGAGCCGGAGCTGACGACGGTACGGCTGCCCGCGGAAGCGGTGGGGGCGGCGGGGATGCGGGCCCTGATGGCGGTCCTGAACGGCGAACCGGCCCAGGACACCACCCTCCCGGTGGACCTCCTCACCCGAGGTTCCACGGCCCCTCCCCCGCGGTAG